The genomic DNA GGTGTATAATCCCAACCCTAGGATGAAACATTATATCAGCTTTCTGGGCTGCCACTCTGATGAGTCAAGCTCAAGCTGGCCAGAGCTCAGCTTGTTGATAGTTTAGACCAGCTTAAGATTGGGCTGACCTCAATCACACAGAGTGGGCTGAGATCACCTGTAGGCTCAGCCCAACATCTTAACCTGAGCTTAAGTACAATGTTCACCTCAACCACACCCTGCTCCAACATGCCTGTACCTGTCAATCCTGCTACAAACAACTCCACAATTATGTGAATGCTGAGAATCCATTCATTTGGCCCTCTCCTTCAATAACCTTAGGAAACTTTCCTCTAGTAAGAAAACTATTAGATTTGCctagtaaaacaaaattaaagccTCTAACACTTGAGTCAAAGCAATAGGAAATTGaagttatgatttttatttttttttaatttaagatagAAATCATCTTGTGTAATTgctcatttatttttccttcttgcTCAGGGAGGGAGGAGAGATTGTATGCTTTTTTTAGATGGTTGTTCAGCAGAGTTTCCAGAGAACATTACAAATAGTTCAAGGGGAATGGAGGCAGTTGCAAGGAGGAAGGAGGAGAGTTTGTCAGTGGGACTTTCTGTAGAATGTTTGGAAGGGGTGGAGTCAATGGCAAATTTGTATGATAGCAAATTGGAGAAGTTTAGCAAGTTCTTGGGGATGCCTGTGCATgggtttgaaaataaaatttctgcTTTTGCTGAAAAGGATGGAGGCTCGTAGGAGTTCTAGGGGCTTGACCCTAGGGAGTAAGAGGAAGTTTAGGCCTGACAAAAATAGATATAGAGCACAAAGAAGTTGGCGTGTTCAGTCAATTACAAAGGGTCTTCAAGCAAGGAAGAGTGGAAAGATTGGGTGGGAGTTAGTTCCtgttagaaaatgaaattgaagatTCTTTCTTGGAATGTTAAGAGGATAAACGATGGAGAGAAacgaaaaattataaaatccctGATTAGATCTCAAAGGGCTAATTTGGTGTGCTTACAGCAAAATAAGATGTCGTGGATGTCAATTAAGATGGCAAGGAGCCTAGGGGTGGGCAGATTCTTAGACAGGAAAGCAATGGAAGCCAGGGGTATTGTTAGGGGAGTTGTAGTCATTTGGAATAATAGGGCTCGTGAGCTTATAGAGACAAAGGTCGGTGCCTACTCCATCTTCTGTCACTTTAAGAGCTATGAGGATGATTTCATATGGTTTTTTACTCAGGTGTATGCCCCTATGCTTAGAGAGGAGATGGAAGAGTATTAGGCTTAACTGGCTGACTTTAGAGATCTCAGGAATAATCCTCGGCGTGTTAGGGGAGACTTCAACATGGTCAGATTTCCTGATGAAAAGAGGAATTGTTCCAAGAATTCTTCAGTAATGAGGTGTGTTTGTCTGAGATAATTGAGGAGCTAAAATTGCACGATTTGCCATACATGGTGTGAAGGTTAGAATAATCACTCTATGTCGAGGGTGGATCAGTTTCTTGTCTCAAAGGATTAGGAGAGTCAGTTTAGTGGCATTCTTCATAGGTTTTGCCCAAGCCAGTCCCTGATCATGCCCCTATTTTGTCGTGGGGGATGGGAGGAGAGTAATGTTTTGGTTAGCGTTCTAATGTGGTAAAGGAAGGTTTTAAAGTTGGTTAGTGAAAAGCCATTAGGAGAAATTGAGAGGCTTTTAAAAGAAGAATTCACTTTGCTGTGGGGGATGGGAGTAGAGTAATGTTTTGGTTGGATAGGTAGTATGGTGAATCATTGCTGAGAGAATCTTTTCTCACATTATTCGCCGTAGCAAACTCAAAAGATGCATAGGTAGCAGATATGTGAAAGCAACAGGGGGAGAGGGGTCATTGAAGCCCACACTTTCTTAGACAATTTCATGATTATGAGTTAAACATGGTGGAGGTCTTTTTGTAGAAACTTCAAAAGCAAGCAGTGATTTGGGGACTCTGAGGATAAGACAGCTTGGTTAGATTCAAAGATTAGGAAGTTATCAGTTAAAGCATTCGACTCATTTTGGGTACCAAGAGATTAAGAGCCTTTCGTAACCTCGATTGTTTAGAACTCATGGGTCCCAATGAGGGTGGgattttttgcatgggaagcaaGGTGAGAAGAATATTGACTTTGGACTAGTTAAAGAGGAGAGAAGTATCTTTAGGGAACAGATGTTATGCGTAAAAGGGAAGAGGATTGTTGATCACATTCTTTTAGATTGATCATTAGCCAAAATCATGTGAtaaccaatttttttctttatttgggaTTGATTAGGTGATCCACTCTTTTATAAGACCAATGTTGTTAAGTTGGAATTGGCACATTGTCCAAAAGAGGTGGAAAAAAGCATGATTAGCTGCCCCTTTACTTTTTTTGGACAACTTGGTGAAATGGGAAGGGTTTTGAAAATGTGGAAATTTTGTAACAATCATTCAAATCCTATTTTATGTGCAGTTTCTTGGATAGTGTTAGGCTTTGTACAGGAGAGACATCTATGTCTATGTGGGATTTTGTTGATAGGTAAGTTTGAATTGGGCATGGGATAGAtttgtgctttttttttcctacttttgCTTAGTGCCCCTTGTATACCTCCTATATACTTTAGTATGCCCTTTTTGTACATTGttttttatcttctctttttATACGTTTTATATATTCCtcatgcttataaaaaaaaagaaaaaaaaaagacgaaaataatattaaaaattaaaaataaaataacaagacAAGCATAATATAGTGAACATAAACATTTGACTACATTTTCACATTATAGTTAAATCTAACATTGAATTTCCTAACTCACCTTTGTATGCCAGGATAtattagaaacaattttaaaacatgtcaGAGATATTACCTTTGTCATGGCGCTCAAGCCTGACTTGGAAGACACATAGgctactcctccaggtaactgTCCCCGATTAAGAGCAGCAATGGAAGAAATATTGATGATTGATCCTCCATTCTTGGCATCCCTCATGCGCATACCGACATATTTTGACACCAACCATGATCCCGTCAAGTTTGTCTTCAGAGTATTATTCCATTCCTCCTCAGATATATCCAGAGGAGAGTTCACATTGCCTCTAAGGCACACAGGGCATGGGTTAAATACATCTACCACGCATTACGTTCACAAATATTAGCAGAACACCAGagataaattaaatgagtaatattgacaagaaaaatatatgTGATTGACTCGGTATAGATACCCAGTTGACTCGCTAATCTTTATCATTAAACAAATAGTTTCAAATTTCAGTTCGAACTGAATGAAATGAAACGTGCGCTAGAATTGAAAGTATGAGAAAAACAAGGTTTCCAAAAGTCAGCTGCAAAACGGGAAATTCAGGATACAGGAATATCATGATCAGGATCGTGCAAAACCccataaattcaaaaattgaaaaccatGAAACGAGAAATCAGGTAAATTAATACTATACCCTACATATTCACCCCTTagatgattgaaattttaatttcgTTTCTTCATTCAGATTTCGCGTGAACCAAACGGCAGGTAGAAGtgctcaaagaaaaaaaaatcaaaattgccTCAGTCCGTTGCATTCCTAAAATATCAGAACCTCATCAACCACAAGATTCCAAattccctttccttttttctagaaaacaaacaGAAACTAAACTCTTTTCCAAAGTCAAATCAAAATTTACCTCTAATGCCCGCATTATTTAGCAAAGCATCGATACGTCCAAAGGCCTCCCAAGCCTTCTGAACGGAGGCGCCGATTGAGGAGCCATCGCTGGTGACGTCAAGTTCGACTGCTACGGCTCGGAGAGGCGGATCAGCGTTTGGAGGAAGGTTCGAGTGGGTGAGGTTGTTGATCTCGTCGCAGAGAGACTTGAGTCGGTCAACTCGGCGGGCGGCCGCCACGATCTTGCAGCCGGCTTTGGCGAGGTTGAGGCAGAACTCGCTGCCGAGACCCGAGGAAGCGCCGGTGACCATGACCACCTTGCCCTCCAGGTCTTGCCATGGCTCGAGGTGGTTCGCGACTTGGGACGCCATCAATGCGGTTGAGAGTCTCTAGAGAAAGTAGGCACCAGCTTTTAGAGGGAAAAAAgtaaagcaaagaaaaattgataagatgaaaataaataataaataattaaaagggGAAATAAACTCCTCTATATATTCTATTGCGACATTGCGTGTACAAATTCCATTTGTTTATGTATCGCCTTTGTAGTGAATCTAGTGATGATGCCATCGGATTGTTTGAAGGCAATATTAAAACGAAGGCGGCGGAGTAATATTGCAGTGAATCGTCGGAATTGTTTTTAACCcttctaataattaaaaattaaaaattttcaaatattaaaaatgttaaaaacagtTTCTATaatcattattaaatacattctaagaaaatatttaaaagcaattctaaaaaatgaatttagtatttttattaatgtgtttttaagtattaaaaatattaaaaacactttctaaaatcactatcaaactaAGAGTacatttgaaagtaattttaaaaaatatttttaacatttctaatacttaaatgataaaaaatttcaagtgttaaaaaaatttaaaacgtttcataaaatcactaccaaataaACTCTAAGTTTGTCAAGGGATCAACACTTAATGagtcatattttattatacatCTTTCTAAAATTAGTCTTGAGAAACCAATTTTTCAGATAATTTTCCCTATTGgtataattttctaattacataaaataaaaatggtcatcaagggaaaataatttttgagaacaaactTTTGCTTAGGATTTTTTATTACTActgaaaaaaacatattttagataataattctcataaatttcacatattttgagtagtaattatgtctaaaacactcaattaacatgtttttaccattgcaagagttactaacaagttttatgaagttttggagtcattttaaggtatgtttttgataaattagtgacaaaagagatgaatcaaattaaagaaaacaaataaagttgatgataatccaaatgcataatgaaataAGCAATGCAATCGGtttggattgggatttggaGTTGATTTGGAAGTAGTTGaagtgaaattaaaatgaaGAAATAGGAGAAATTGCAAAAAGGAGTTGAAAAaccatgtttttcaatttcgcaTGAACATGCGAAAAATTCGCACAATCGTGcgaatagaaataaaatggactTTGGCTGCAACACACCAGGGGAAAGTGAAAATTGATTTCTCATGACCATACGAAAATTTTGCACATCATGTAAAATGCACCATGAAGACGAAAATGGTGCTAATGGATTTTCCACTTCGCACAACATGCGAAATTGTTGGAGCTTGTGCGAAATTGCATCTTTTCCAGATTTCTTGATGAAGAAGCCTTCGaaagacctcttagatgatgccaagtgtccacttgaccttggcgtataaataaaaacttgattTACTCATTTTGGGACTTTTGATACATTTCCTAATTATAGAACTTTACAGatttcttctctctatataattatctactttttttcattttctctcattttctcgatagtcaaacatgtcttgtgagactaaatctccaagcatgagtggctaaatctcatttttctcggatgatggaggatctagaggcaaaatgtatggtgaattagagaaattaGCTTAAATTGTAAAGGTAATTTGAtcaaattgattgattaattgaaatttaaggatttttctcttcaaattgtcttggatgattactacaatatAAGCTaagtagattcatcaaattcttaaagctagatttgatgaaattgaatagttgcattatgtgaatcattggaagataatttaagatgaattgaatatatgatttgaattgatcttttggattaaatgacctaatttgaaaaaaaattagatttagacttaaagttaaataaaaaatcggtttagatgaaaatttaggttttcaatctaacttgatgaaaattagatctcaacatctgttcaccatggaaattgctttctagaaaattctaactccgagaatttcatctcctattaattttcttttatttttcttctcaattttagaCTATTgtcaaattgatttttcatcatgaattttcaaatcaatttcacttgatgACAATCATTTTTTATCCTCTCATTCAAGtcttaattaccgagaataatccatcctagtGGACGACACCTAAAAACCATTATACTATGGTAGTTTGTACTAACACCATTTTTTATCAAGTACAAGCTactctagaatagtgaattaagttttaaattttgttttgatcaaaTAAACGACAAAAATCTGAGCTAtcaattttgtatataaaaaataaaatttttcacttATTCTCGATAAAACTTATAAtgtaaaagttttcaaaatcttttttaaatcttttttctttattttttgaaaaattttgataaataaaatatgaaaatacttttaaattattttttaaaaaaaaaacctattttcacaacaacattttgaaaaaactttttttattttctcaaaatttggtCAAATATATTCTCTTGGAGAGTGTCTAATATCCTTGTAAATGTATGTGGACAAAGTttaggatttttattatttacttttgcTTTTAACAGCAAAACCcactttaaaaatccaaaaaataaaatgagtttggaaaacaaaatccaaactttaatcaaatttaaatccTTTAATTATCTCATTTGCTAAAAGAATCCCATATTTTATGCCAttgatgaataagaaaaaacttCTTACATCTCTTATAGGAATCATTTATCAATATTtgagtatatttttttttagtgatgCATGGTGTTAATTGATTGAACTAAAATTGTATAATAAAACCTACCAATTAAACATGATAATGCAATTTAGACACAACACGATAATGCAATTTGAAAATGATAGGATTGTTAATGTGTTTGGGTTTGCATGTGATTGTGTCATGTCTTAATAAACAATTAAACATGTCTTATTTGGGTTTTCATTATTCACCTTGTTTAtgatttatttacttaattgtatcaaaataatttatttaatccatataaatttaataattttatacattcaaattataaaaataataaatactttgttaattataaatatcatatagtaaaaacattaaatacctaaataaaattacatttgattagaaggattaaaaatagtttatagttaaaatgttaaataaaataataagtaaataaaaaaattaaaatattatcctcctttttatattatgatcaaaattaaataattacactaattaagattaaaaattagaatttaaaattaaagcaactaaaaagtattttagaaTAATATATTTGTAAAGTTAAATTCCAAAATAGGTTAAACGGGTTATAATCATGTTAACTAGTTAAAATCATACTAATGGATTATTATGTCCGATTTAacccatttattaaatgagttaaatggGTTGTATTGAGTTACTTATATAATAAATGAGTTGTGTTTATGTCGAACGTTTccaatatgattattaaataagtcatatttaaattaaatagatttttactatttttttactttgaacACATTGCCATCCCTACTTGCTCACATgcttttaaacaaaaaaatcttgTAATTTTCTCCCCGATCCTTATCCTTTTTTCCCATCGGCAAGTTCCCTATTAGGGAAAGAAGTTCCTTGTATGCATCTTTCATTCATATTCATGGTCTTagaattcatatttaaaattttcatatatatatatatatatatatatatatatatatatatatatataaactaatatattttataatgaatatgataatttttaaaaaaataaataaatataaaattatatataaagaaatatatttaatagtatATGTATATAGTTTGGGTGGGTTTTGGATAGGGAATAGTGTCATTTCCCTGGTTCAGGGTTCCCTATCCCCAATTTGGCTCCATTAGGGATGGATTCCCCTGGAGCACAACTTGGCTAGTTTTTTATGCCATCCTTGCTAGATGGTGGGTTGGGAACTGTTGCTCAAAGCATGGCTCATGAGCCCCAACATTGGAAAAATCTTGAAACCCTCTAAGATCAAGCTTGTTATCTATTTGTGTATATGTGCCACCATTTAGATTGCAGGCCTAAAAAACTTGTATGGTTTATGAAGACAGGACCCAATACGCCCATCAGGCCATTTGTATTCCTCTTTAACTTGACACCAAAAGCGCATTTGGTCAGTTTGAGTTTCATATTGTATGCTCTCATTAGGCGAAATGTTTCCTCTAAGTATAAGGCGCGTTCGCTCtgggttttgttttttaccACAATATCATTAATATGGATTTCTACGGTTCGGCTGATCAAGGGTTTGAAGATTTTTGTCATTAGCCTTTAATCAGTGGTTCCAACATTCTTAAGCTCAAATGGCATAACCCTATAACAATATAATCCGCGCGGCATCACGAAAGCGATTTTCTCCTCATCCGGTTGGAACATCAGGATCTGGTGGTACCCGGAGAATGCGTCTATGAAAGAGAGCATCCCATGCCTGGTAGTAAACTCAACTATCTGATCTATTCGAGGTAAAGGGAAGTTATCATTCAGGCAAATGTCATTCAGGTTGGTGTAATCAACACAAATTCGCCACTTTCCTCCCTTCTTTGGAACAACCACTACGTTCGCCAACCAATCCGGATATTATACTTTCTTGATAAACTTGACTGTCAGCAACTTGTCCACCTCGGATTGGATGATCCTTTGCTTGTCTGGATGGAAGCGTCCGACCTTTTGGCAGACGGGTCGCGAAGAAGGTATGATATTGAGTTGATGTGAGGCTACCGATGGATGGATTCCGAGCATATCAAAGCGagtccatgcaaaaacatccTTGTTTTACTAAAGCACGCCTTCGAGTACTTTTAACTCTTTTGGTACTAGGAGAGAGCTAGCATAGGTAACACGATCACTGCTATCTAAGATATGCAAAGGTTGGAACAAGTCTGCTTTCGACGGATCTTTTTCCGTTGGGCTCTGTAATTGCTATTGATCCTCCGTATTTGTCAGTCTCATGTGTGACTCACTATTGCTTGGGAGTTCGGACTTGAGTACCACTTGATAACACTAGCACGCAACCAACTGACTACCATAAAGGTTAATTTGTCATTCCTCGGTGAGGTAGCTTACCATATGATGACACGTAGAGGGAATGACTTTCATACTGTGAAGCCACGTGTGCCCCATGAGAGCGTTAAAATGGGATAAATCCTCTACTATCGAGAAATGCACATTCTAGGTGATCGGACCAACTTGGACAGGTAATACGATGTCACCCAGAAACGTTGTTGTTGCCCTATTGAATCCagataatatttgtttttggttttctaGGGCAGTCAGCAGGAGTCTCATTTTTCTGTATGTCGACATCTGCAAGAGGTTAATTGAGCTGCCCGAATCAACCAAAATCCTTCTTACATCGAACACACTTATCCCTAATGTTAGAACTAAGGCGTCTTCATGTGGCTGTAGTACTCGATTGGGGTTTACTGGAAGGAAGGTTATTATCCCGTCCATTGGGTGTGCACCCCCACTCGGAAAACTATGTTGGATAGAACTAACATACTCTCTCACGGAGGCCACTCGCAacaatctttgtttttttcgTCAACGGGCTCCCTATGAATATAGTCGATGATGGCTCTAAGAGCTTCCGAAGTCACGGACGCTTGGATAGCCAAGTCTTGGGTGGTTTCCCTTTGTCCTCTGATTGAGCGGATGTATTGTTTTAAGTGCCCAACCTTAATTAGTCTTTCCACTAAGTAGTGGAAACTTCTGCATTGTTTCGTGGTATGACCATGATCTTTGTGATAGGCACACTTCTTGCTCCGATCTCGTTTCTTCGAATTTGTCTTAATTGGCTCTAGTCATCTAAAGTCAGACATATCATAGATCATGGGGAGGCGTTTGTCATATGAAATGCTAAAGAGGGTCAGACTAACTTGGCTTGGCTGTTGCTGGCCGTCTCGCCCCTTACCGACTTGCCTCAGTTGGTTTTAGAGCTTAAAATTTTCGGCATGATCGTTCCTGGTGGATCGACGGGTGACCAGGACCTGCTGTGTAGCCGTACAAACATCGTCTTCAAGATGGAGTACTTGTTTGCACGTTTGAACAGGTTGTCCATTGTTGCTGACGGTTTCTTAACGACAATGGACACGGATAGATGCTTCTTTTGAAGATTTGTAGTATGACGTCCATACTACAAGACTCTACTTGGAGCACGACCTATCCAAACTGTTTCACGAACTCTCTCAATGATtcattttcctacatttttatgttttacgGGGTACTTATGTTCTATTTGTCATGCTGAGCTTAGGTAGTGTCCCACAAAGGTTTCCGATAGATCCCAGAAATTACTCACGAAATTCTTTGGGAGGCGGTGGAACCACGAAAGGGCCTAGTCGTGCAAGCTAGCTAGAAAAACTATGCATAATAGCGCATCGTTCCCTATGTCGAGGGTCATGAGTTGCCTGTAATGTATGATGTGATCGAACAGATCACTTGTTTCGTCATATGTCATGAATTTTGGTACCATGAACCCTCTTGGGGGCTCATAGTTGATGATGTAAAGGCTAAAAGGCAtagagagcatgtcatccagccGTCTGCTAGCAGAGCCAAGCATTCCTCGTTCTGTCAGAGCTTCTACTTGTTGTTATGTCGGTAGATGGGAAGGCCATTCTAGCTTGACCATTATAGCCGAGGAACTAAGGCAGACTTCCTGGGTCGCTACTACACATGGTTTCCCTTCCATGCTAGGTGTCTAAGGTCACAACCGAGCCTGCATTGTGTCTGATAGTTGCGACCTTCTATCGTGCCTACTTTTTGTGGAGATGTGGGTAGAGTCAAAGCTTTCGTCCAACAATGCTTGGCAAGTTGGTGGAAACTTCTCTTCAAGCCATATCTCCTAGCTACTAGAAATGAACTTTGCATCCCTGGGAAATGACACTTTTTCGTTTTGTTTGGAGTTTGTTCGGTAGCTCTTAGGTTGTCAGCTAAGAGGGGGGCCTAACGAAGACACCTGGATGCGCAACACTTCAATTTCTTCTCTAACTCTCCTTGTCTCACAGAGCAAGGATTGTACCTGTCGTTCGCTCTCTTGCTGACATCTCTCCATGTTTTCACGCCAGCCGAAGTAGCCATCGCTACCCATGGCTCACGATCGACTCCTTGAGGGCGTTGACATTCTTAACATTTCCTATAGACGACACCAATGTTGATGCGAGGTTAACTGGAATCAGATCCGCCTTATGTTGTGCCATTAAGAGCTTTTACCCAAAAACAATGGACTGAGTGAGCTTTTTCCCTACATAAAGGATGTCCGAACAGAGTGTCCGGACACGCCCCTCTGAAACTTAAGTTAGGCATAGGTAGGTTAGAGCCTTTAGGGAGAAAATGAATAGACCAGCTTAGGTGCGCATATCTGGGTTATGCTTTAGGAAGACTTTTTATAGTGCTCAGGAGAAAGTTAATGTAGTGCTGAGTAGACACTTTGACTTTCACTGTAATAATGGTTATCCTACAGGTGGTAGAGCAATCATTGCAGTTTAGGGCGACTAGCAAGTTCCGTCAGATGATGTGTCATGATGCAGTTGCCCATGTTGTTTCAACCTTCTCGAGATATGAAGTAGTGTGATAATTTGTTGACATAGATGTAAGGGTTGGGAAAGTTCCATCAGCTACATCTATGTCAAAAGGGAATGATTACACGCAGCAAGGGAGTTTGAAGGCTGGTTGGAAGACGTTGCCCACTCAGAGAATCTGGTGTTGTTTCCAGACTACCTATGTGGTCCGGATAGAATGCTCTGAGCACTGTGGCAATTATCCGAACAATGCTGAGGGAAGTGACGCATGGACTGACACGTGGAAGGTCCCTACAATTACTACTCTTCATTCACGTCTACCAAAACGGGCCTTTGGGATGAAAATTATATACGTCAATTCCAACCCAACACAATTATATTATTTACCTAAATCACACTTGACCCAATTTCCATTTTTTGGTGCATCCAACCTGGAATATGTACATTTTAATGTAATTCCTGCACAAATGAGAAAAGTGAATAAGCCATCTTCCTCGACATTCTTCTTGTAAATTGAAGGgcaagatttatttatttatttatttacattttaaaaaccAATGTGAAATTTGTCTTTTGATTTTGAGCATCCATGATGCcgatatgaaaattatatacGTCAATTCCAACCCAACACAATTATATTATTCACCTAAATCACACTTGACCCAATTTCCATTTTTTGGTGCATCCAACCTGGAATATGTACATTTTAATGTAATTCCTGCACAAATGAGAAAAGTGAATAAGCCATCTTCCTCGACATTCTTCTTGTAAATTGAAGGgcaagatttatttatttacattttaaaaaccAATGTGAAATTTGTCTTTTGATTTTGAGCATCCATGATGCcgatatgaaaattatatacGTCAATTCCAACCCAACACAATTATATTATTCACCTAAATCACACTTGACCCAATTTCCATTTTTTGGTACATCCAACCTGGAATATGtacattttaatgtaatttCTGCACAAATGAGAAAAGTGAATAAACCATCTTCCTCGACATTCTTCTTGTAAATTGAAGGgcaagatttatttatttatttatttacattttaaaaaccAATGTGAAATTTGTCTTTTGATTTTGAGCATCCATGATGCCGATATGTACATTTCAATTACCACATGAAGCAGGAAGTTCAATCTTAAATACCGAACATCAAGCAGAAACCACTACACCCAGTAGATGTAGATTTTAATATTCAATGGGTTCATTCCAATTGCCACATTATTTTCAGCAACCAGAACTCAAAAAAAGCCACACAAATAACACGATTATAAGGATATGGGGGATCGGataccttattttattttccagtATAATTTTGAGACAATCAAATTCTGAGCTGCAGAGTCTGAAATCCAATAAAGGAGCTTTGGAGTCTATGGTGGTGTACCGGGATGAACCATCACCTTCCAAATTAAAATTCTAGGCTATACTCTGAGATGTATTGGGTATTACATGATGAATAACCCAAGAAAACCAGTACCGTAGAAGAGATTCAAAGGGAAGAGAAAATGGGAACACCCGGCAGGGTTGCGCCTGCATCGACAATGAAAACGTTACCTGATATGTATCGTGAAGAATCATGAATCAAGTATCGCACCAGGGATGTCAATGCAGGGTCCGATGTTCCATAGGTCCCCAAAGGGCATGTTCTCTGAACCACAGTGTTGAGCCAGTCTTTTTGCATAAGGCCCGCAGTTATCTCCGATTTGAATATTCCAGGTGCTATTGCATTCGCTCTAATATTGTATGCCCCCAATTCCAAAGCCAATACCTGGAATTGTTAttaattggaaaaataaataaataaaaaatcattcttcAGTGCCAGACTCAGATGAGTGTGTAGGAATAAAGGTTATACAACATTTTTGCATGGAAAAATAGTTGAAGATGGCAggaaatatacaataaaatGTCGAATCGAAATAAGTATAATGCTATATAAACACAAG from Vitis riparia cultivar Riparia Gloire de Montpellier isolate 1030 chromosome 8, EGFV_Vit.rip_1.0, whole genome shotgun sequence includes the following:
- the LOC117920745 gene encoding 3-oxoacyl-[acyl-carrier-protein] reductase FabG-like, whose product is MASQVANHLEPWQDLEGKVVMVTGASSGLGSEFCLNLAKAGCKIVAAARRVDRLKSLCDEINNLTHSNLPPNADPPLRAVAVELDVTSDGSSIGASVQKAWEAFGRIDALLNNAGIRGNVNSPLDISEEEWNNTLKTNLTGSWLVSKYVGMRMRDAKNGGSIINISSIAALNRGQLPGGVAYVSSKSGLSAMTKVMALELGAYNIRANAIAPGLFKSEITSGLMQKDWLNTVAQRTCPMRTFGTSDPALTSLVRYLIHDSSGYISGNIFIVDAGATLPGVPIFSSL